The following nucleotide sequence is from Natronosalvus caseinilyticus.
TCTCGAGGATCGGGCTCGCGGAGTCAGACGCCATACTGTGTGTTCGTCGATCGGACACAAAAGTATGTACCGCGAATGTGCGCTGCCGGGTCGGTTGACGGCAGGGTCCGCTTCGAGTCTCGAGCCGTGGGCGCTCAGTGTGCAGTGCACAGTGCAGTCGCTCGAGTAACGAAAACGAGTGAAAACGAATCTCGTGACTCGAGATTTGAGATTCGAACCCGAGAACGAGAGAACCGCCTCAGTCCTCGAGGACGATCTCGATCGAGACGTCGTTCGGCACCTGGATGCGCATGAGCTGTCGGAGTGCGCGTTCGTCGGCGTCCAGATCGATCAGGCGCTTGTGGACGCGCATCTCCCAGTGCTCCCACGTAGCGGTGCCTTCGCCGTCAGGCGACTTTCGCGTTGGCACCTCGAGCGTCTTCGTTGGCAGCGGAATCGGCCCGCTGAGGTTGACGCCGGTGTTGTTCGCAATCTCGCGGACGTCTGCACAGATGTTGTCCAGATCGTTCGGGTTGGTGCCCGCGAGTCGAACGCGTGCTTGCTGCATTTATTTCTCGTTGACGCTCAGGACCTTGCCGGCGGCGATGGTCTGACCCATGTCGCGGATGGCGAAGCTCCCGAGTTCGGGGATCTCGCTTGCCGGCTCGATGCTGAGGGGCTTTTGCGGTCGGATCGTGACGACCGCGGCGTCGCCCGACTGGATGAAGTCGGGGTTCTCCTCGCTGACCTCGCCGCTCGAGGGGTCCATCTTTTTGTCGATGGACTCGATCGTACAGGCGACCTGGCTGGTGTGGGCGTGGAAGACCGGGGTGTAGCCCGCGGTGATCACGCTGGGGTGCTGCATGACGATGATCTGCGCCTGGAAGGTCTCGGCGACCGTCGGCGGGTCG
It contains:
- the rpsJ gene encoding 30S ribosomal protein S10, which gives rise to MQQARVRLAGTNPNDLDNICADVREIANNTGVNLSGPIPLPTKTLEVPTRKSPDGEGTATWEHWEMRVHKRLIDLDADERALRQLMRIQVPNDVSIEIVLED